The window CGCTTCGCGCGCGACCGACTGGAGCCCTTGCTTGCGGGTTCACCCAGTGCAGCAGCATGGCGAGAAACCGTCAGACTCGCAGCCGCAACACTTGATCTTGGAACAATGGTTTTACCCGAAGAACACGGCGGATTGGGAATCGATCGTCACGGTCTGGCAGTGGTTATCGAAGCGCTCGCCGCCGGGCCGCTTGAGCGTGCGGTGGAGCTAACGCTGACAGCGCCCGCGCTCATGGTGCTCCGGACGCACAAAGCGCTCGGTTCGGTTCTGGCTCGGCCTGTTCAAGCGTACTTCGACGGCACAACAGCGATCGCGCTGTCCGTGCCCGGTATCGACAGCGGGGCAATATGGCAACTTGGTCCACTGGGCAGCGAGGTGAGCCTTGCCATGCGCATAGATGACCAGCAGCGCCTCGTCCTCACCGAGCGCCCACGCGATCGGCGATCTTCAAGATCGACAGGCATCGCCACGCTCGGCGCGCTCGTGTTGGAGCAATTGCATTCAGATGAGGTCGCGGCCGAAACGCCGCTCGCCGTGATTGCACGGGCCGACAGCGATAGCGTTCCTCCCGCGCAGACGTACATGACGGAAATCGGCCTCTATCTCGCTGCGCTCTTGATGGGTGCCATGCAACATAGTATCCGGTTCGCGTTCGATTACGCGACGACTCGGCAAGCGTTCCGAAAGCCGTTGGCAAGCCATCAACTCGTCGCGACGCGATTGTCCGACATGATGATCGCCACCATTGGTACCCATCTCTTTCTGCAGGCAGTAGGTACGGCTTGCCCGTCGGCACCGGTCTCGCTGGTCCGTCAGCTGCTGCGACACGTCGCGGCCGAGTCGGTCAACGTCAGTCGCGAATTCGTGCAGCTTTGCGGCGGCCATGGTTATGTTGAAGGTCTCCCGCCCGCAGCCCGCTTCCAGACGGGCCACTGGGTTGCCTTCCTACTGCAGCACATCGACACAGCGCTCGGCTGGCTCGCGCCGCCACGGGTGGCAAAAGAGGAGGTCGACAGATGAATGGCTGCGCCCCTACGGATGGCACCCCTCAGCCCTCGATGGACAACGCAGCATCGCCTGCAACGTCCTCCACTGTCTGGCTACGCGAACCAGGGCTGAATGACATCGACGACATCGTCGCCTGGCTCGCACAGCCGACTATTAGCCGGTGGTTCGACTTCGGGCTTGGCCGCCAAACCCTGCCCGCATTGGCGGTACAAGCGATGGTCCATAGCAGACAGCATCGAATACGCGTATTCGGTTCGGCT of the Burkholderia ubonensis genome contains:
- a CDS encoding acyl-CoA dehydrogenase family protein, encoding MFSPDSFPPGLALAPWILTDDQRNLYIASQRFARDRLEPLLAGSPSAAAWRETVRLAAATLDLGTMVLPEEHGGLGIDRHGLAVVIEALAAGPLERAVELTLTAPALMVLRTHKALGSVLARPVQAYFDGTTAIALSVPGIDSGAIWQLGPLGSEVSLAMRIDDQQRLVLTERPRDRRSSRSTGIATLGALVLEQLHSDEVAAETPLAVIARADSDSVPPAQTYMTEIGLYLAALLMGAMQHSIRFAFDYATTRQAFRKPLASHQLVATRLSDMMIATIGTHLFLQAVGTACPSAPVSLVRQLLRHVAAESVNVSREFVQLCGGHGYVEGLPPAARFQTGHWVAFLLQHIDTALGWLAPPRVAKEEVDR